A window of the Persephonella hydrogeniphila genome harbors these coding sequences:
- a CDS encoding alpha/beta hydrolase family protein, with protein MMRKVIFSVFLVLSGFIFFSCENDTPQEESTLIDVQLLGHLSSSDVGNLLTQPLTASVNTSQSTYFGLYAYKIIYWTTDKEGNKIRASGLLVIPDYSSLPPDKQLLFSYPLVTDNHGTIFLNDEAPTEDISTFFNGGSPTGSTLSLVLQYTGTLGFAVAMPDYIGYGESVDHYHPYMIAEPLANSVADMIKAVYEYAEKNTLPMKREVYLAGYSEGGFVTMASARKLQGKTPYHIKAVFPMAGVYNMEKMGLGIITAGSMVFPPYPAYVVYAYSKAYSDIVLQNILQSAFQSTLDTLFDKTKDGTTIYGMMFAYAGKDPNNDTFLVSDFFTLDAIDSFINNPDFPLRKRLRENNVDNWVPQMKMIFIHCGGDNILPQQLAYETYQKFASNGAPDVDFIDPEVVFGTGSLDHSNCASYAYQILFLKLCEMELAPKGVVCSSP; from the coding sequence GCTCAGATGTAGGAAATTTATTAACACAGCCTTTAACAGCTTCAGTTAATACATCTCAGTCAACATACTTTGGTCTCTATGCTTACAAAATTATTTACTGGACTACAGACAAGGAAGGTAATAAAATAAGAGCCTCAGGTCTTTTGGTTATTCCTGATTACTCTTCTTTACCGCCTGATAAACAACTGTTGTTTTCTTATCCCCTCGTAACAGACAACCACGGCACCATATTTCTGAATGATGAAGCTCCAACAGAAGATATATCAACATTTTTCAACGGAGGATCTCCCACAGGAAGTACTCTTTCTTTAGTACTCCAATATACCGGTACTCTTGGTTTTGCCGTTGCTATGCCTGATTATATAGGGTATGGAGAGTCTGTAGACCACTATCACCCTTATATGATAGCGGAGCCTCTTGCTAACTCTGTTGCTGATATGATAAAAGCAGTCTATGAGTACGCAGAGAAGAATACGCTTCCTATGAAAAGGGAGGTATATCTTGCAGGTTATTCAGAGGGTGGTTTTGTAACTATGGCATCTGCAAGAAAACTTCAAGGAAAAACCCCTTATCATATAAAAGCTGTCTTCCCGATGGCAGGTGTTTATAATATGGAAAAAATGGGGCTTGGTATTATAACAGCCGGTAGTATGGTATTTCCTCCGTATCCTGCCTATGTTGTCTATGCGTATTCTAAGGCATACAGTGATATTGTTTTGCAAAATATTCTTCAGTCTGCCTTCCAGAGCACCCTTGATACCCTTTTTGACAAGACAAAAGATGGAACAACTATCTACGGGATGATGTTTGCTTATGCAGGTAAAGATCCAAATAATGATACTTTCCTCGTTTCAGACTTTTTTACACTGGACGCTATAGACAGCTTTATTAACAATCCAGACTTTCCTCTCAGAAAAAGGTTGAGGGAAAACAATGTTGATAACTGGGTTCCCCAGATGAAGATGATCTTCATACATTGCGGAGGAGACAACATCCTACCCCAACAGCTTGCTTATGAAACATACCAGAAGTTTGCCAGTAATGGAGCCCCTGATGTGGATTTCATAGATCCTGAGGTTGTTTTCGGTACTGGCAGTTTAGACCACAGTAACTGTGCATCTTATGCATACCAGATACTATTCTTAAAACTGTGCGAGATGGAGCTTGCTCCTAAAGGAGTGGTCTGTAGCTCTCCTTAA